aTGAAGCGAAAAAAGCATTGACAAGAATTCGTAGTAGTAAAAGTGAtgttgaaaaagaatttgaaattttaatgaaagaatcaaatcaaacaacaacggcaacatCGAACAAtgttgaaaagaaaacagattcgaaatggaaattatattttcataaaaaacatttaataCCATTATTTCTATCATTAGGATTGATGGCATTCCAACAATTATGTGGTGTCAATGCTGTTATGTTTTATGCAACAGCCATACTTAATGAATCTGGCAGTACTATAACACCAAGTTTAGGTACAATATTGATTGGTCTGGCTCAATGGATTGCTACATTTGCCGGAGCAATAATGGTCGATTTTACTGGCCGTCgtttattgttgattatttcgGGCTCAATACATGTGTTTAGTATGTTTGTATTTGGTATCTATTATCAAATGTCAACCGCagatttttttggttggatTCCCGTCGTAAGCATGATTGTGTTCATCATTGGATTCTCAATTGGCTGGGGACCTGTTCCATGGTTATTGGTGGCCGAAATTACACCACATGAATCGAAAAGTTCAACTGTAGCCATGAGTACTTGTATCAATTGGACATTAGCATTTGTCGTGACTAAAACATTTAAAGAACTACAAGAATTATTAACCAAACATGGTGTTTTCTATCTATTTTCCGCTTTATCTGCTGTAAGCGTCTTATTTGCGGTATTTCTATTACCAGAAACTAAAAACAAATCCTATGAAGAAATTCGAACATTTTTCGAGCGACGACCATCACCAACAAAAGAAACAGCCGGCAAGTTTTCAATCATAGATCTTACAATGAAAGATAGTGATACACTAACACGTTCATCTGATTCGGCTtaatttaaatatatattaatgaatgaatatgtaTGGGTGGATGtgatataaaaattatttaattcaTCCAAAATGTACAAAATCAATTGCTTCATGAAGATTCATTGATCGTAGATTCTGTTCAAATTGACCATTTGTTAGGCCTAGTTTTACACAAATAACAACTGGTGGTTTTAGATTGGAAAAATGTataattggaatttttggtttttctttgataCCTTTGATACAATTCTCATaaatatagaattttttaGCCAATTTTTTCGGATCAACGTCACAAAATGCTTCAACTTTGTTACGATTCTCTTCGGAAAGACATCGATAAAATCGACGACCTTCTTTGCCTGCATTCCATATCATAAATCGATCCCATTTGTTTAGAACATTTTTCTCTAGTTCAGCCAAGCGAATATTCCAGATAGCTTCATCAGTAACCGAGAATGTTGTCGCCTCTTGATGATAACGATATGTAAGCAGAACATCATCAGCTCTTAGGATACCACCACCGTGGTAGATATGTTTATAGAAGAAAATTAAATCTTCTGGAACACCTTTAGGATCAGAATCATCGAATGCACCAATTTTATCGAAACATTTTCGCGTACAAAACCATGTTGGCATCAGTATAGTCGGTCCGAAACAAGTATACACTTGTTTCGTCAATTGATCGGCTGTTAAATTGTTTACCCATTCCATATAACGTTGTGTTGAATTTTCTGGAATACGTTTCACTTTACAGCCAACAATACAAtcgggattttttttacaaagtTCATATTGTTTACTAATCCTGTCAGCATGCATTATGTCATCGGAATCgaaaaaacataaataatttccatttgattGTGCAATGGCACGATTTTTCGCTCCACCAACACCTTTTGGTTGATCTTTTTCtggatttgaattgattatcaatcgaATGCCATCATTATTCGAAAGTCGATATCGATTATACcatgaattgatgatatcCAATGAACGATCTGaagaaccatcatcataaatggaCAATTCCAATTGACCATGATCATAATTTTGAGCTTCGATCGATTCAAGACATTCTTGAAGATATTTTTCCGAATTTCTAACACATGTTATTATACTAATCAAATCagacatttgaatttgaagaaaTTTCCACGTGCACTCTACAAATCATAACAAACATAAAACGGAAAATTTTccgtaaattttttttgataataataaaaaaaaaataatgaaagtATTCTCaagtcgaaaaaaatgataaccaTAAATAgtgattaatttatttattattcaacttttttccatctttaCAGAATATTATCTTGTTTTGCACACATAAACAAACTGATGATTAATCGGGTGATctgtgaatattttttttctagaatttttattcaaatcgaAATTGGAAATCGAAcacaaaaaagttttttttttgtttcaaattgacaatatatttttttgcatgAAAAAGGGCataaattgttgattgaatgatcatgttaattttgataaattattgCTCCACCACTTGGATTCGTTCGACAAAGAAATTTACATTGCCGTGATAAAGCTGATTCAAAATCTTGAGCATTTTCCTCATATACAAGGCTTACGGTACATCCACCCCAACCAGCTCCAGTTAAACGTGATCCAATGGCTCCATTTTCCAATGCTAATGCCACCAATTCATCCAATTGTGGTGACGAACATTCATACAGATCTCGACAGCTTTCATGTGATTCAATCATCAGCTGACCAAGATGTTCAACATCTTTGGTTGTGTCACAAACTTTTCGAAATTCTTGTACACGATATGCTTCTTCATAAACATGTTTGGCTCGTTGATAAAGTTTAAATTCTTCAATCGGTTCGCTTACACGGGATAGAAATATTTTAtgcaattcatttgaatcgattcctttgaaaaataaagatgaaaagttttaaatatttgaaacaatcaaaataatcattacgAACCAAGTATGGAACAGATTTCGGATTTAgtataaaattctttttccgAATCTAAAATCGATGCCAAATGTTCACCCATTTCTGCTAATGGAATAGCACTTGCCTGTTGTACTACCCATAGTTGATCACCAAGCTTATAACCAGCAATTTTACATCTCCGTGCAATAACAGCAGCTGCCAAACGTGTTTCGGCAACTCGTGTATTATAATGGGCTGTTGCTGCCTTTTGCATTGATACACCACAATGGGCGACAAACCAACAAACACCTTCCGGTAAATCTACATTGGTCGCATTTAATTGTGGAATGAAATCGATAATCTTGGCTGATCCTTCTTCCGCTAACATTGCAATGGCTTGATCCATACCACCCGAATCGGTACCAATATATCGTTCAGATTTAGTGCACAACAAAGCAATGTCCAATTTAGGAATCGGGGTCGATATTTTAACTGGGGTaaatattaatcaaaaaaaaaaaaaaaaaaaaaaaaaaaataaaaatagtgaTTAAACAAACTGAATTAGATTTCTGTCAATCTAGATTCCATAATCTCATTGtcatgtcaaaaaaaaacggaattaattaattcaacCAATGTTCAGCTCGAAAATGGATTCTgttaattcaattaattcagCTTACATCACTTTCCACTTTGTTATTggtcaacaaaaataaatcatatgTCTATGAAGCTAATTTAATGTACGATGATCTTATTTTTATACAATACTTACAAATAGATTGATGGTAAGAGATAAGCGTTGATAATGCTGAGGCACAAACCATTGCCGAAGAACTGGACAAGCCGGATGCAGCAGGTATCGTACCATGAACAAGAACATTCATTGATGGAACTGGTCCATCTATACAATATTTATCTACAATGCCTTTATATCCGCATAGAAAATAGTGATaccattttattgatttaggAAATTCTATATCCGATTCTTCGATAGTCACTTCAGgatattgattatcaaaattaGCTAGATGTAATAGACCAGAATCACTTGGACCAACAGCCATCATAATATCCTGGACGACAGCCATTGGTAATACGGAATAGccacaataatcaatatgttCACCAATCAAATTAACACGTCCTGGTACTCGAACCAAAAATAATGGCCGAGATGAACCAAAATGTTTCttatattcattgaatatacGTTGAACACGTTCAGATTGACGTAAATTATCCGGCAAATCAATAACCGGCACTATATTGGCCGAAATATAGTCAGAATCTTCGAATGACATCTATGGaaagaatgaattaattagttagaattcaagaattttttttttgaaatttcaatcaactatacatatgaaatttaaaacaaactTTTTGTGGCAacaaaacgaagaaaaaactcaaagcaaatgacaatgacaatgtcaattttttatcgccttcactatttttattcgtcaagtattttttttttaccaaatcatattgattatttcattgataaatgtcaatgtttgaaacaatcaattgataaatttatcaaaatgcTTTTTAAACAACCATTTACAAGGAAAATATTGTTCATTGGTctttattgattatattcatatatcGTTTATGGTGTTtgtcgatcaatcaatcaatcaatcaatgaatcaatggcATGATTAAATTGTgattgtaaatgaaaaaatatttacttGTTCGGTTGATTAGTATTAGTGTGAATAATTTGGTAACCACCTTggtatttgaatttgaaaaattgtcgTATAATTTAATTCGGTAcaggatgaatgaatgatcatcaaacttTTATCTATCACATACAaagattaataatttttttttcatttattgcaTTAAATTATCTGAAGGAAGAAAatgttataaaaaaaagctcgaatcaaatcaaaagatGTTGTTTGTGGATGGTTAAATTTCTGCAAAAAGATTGTCGTCACAagattgaaatgattgaataaattatttgaaaaatggaatgatttgatttgtccGATacgatatataataataatatataaaacaaataatgaacaaaagtTTCAATGTCtcattcaagaaaaaaaagtatgtGATTGCATTTGTCATATaatactgctgctgctgctgctgttgaatcgttgtttgtaatgaatcaattcatcaattttgataataataatggataagCAAGTCAATTATATAAACAACTCTTTTTCtgatatattgaatgaacaatatGGGTAGTGGAATCgaacaattgaattcaacaataacatgGCAGcatagaaaaataatgataacaaaaataGAGAGGGCCAATATTGGCTAGCcgaaaatggaattttcgTTTGTCATCCATACAAGGTTCTATATAAAGggaaatgttcatcattttgatgcaGACGATgtgtttgataatgataataattcgtTTCATGACTAAATCGAATACATCATAATACACTGcagttacacacacacacacacacacacacacacacacattgaataTAGACTCTTCGTGTTCCAATGgtttttatcaaaatatcCATATAATAAATGTAGTTAGCTATATAGAAtgtatgtaataataatcacagctatttttctatttcgtTTGGTCTTGCGGACATCCCGTCATCTTTCGacaattgatttcattcttttGAACGAAATTCATCCAGTTTGTTTTGagtgaaaaacattttaaagtttcattttttttttgttttattctcgagagagagaaagagagagagataagGCGTTAAAAACTTACCAAGCGATGAGTAGATAATAAATCATGAGAGAGAAGAGAGAGATAAGGCGTTaaaaacttttctttttgacGATAAATTGACCAgcaatgaattcattcattcgatcaaATCGTTGGTTTTCTCGTTGATGAATTGacgatagttttttttcactgtcaATAGATGGCAGCGCtttcataaattttaaatcaaatacCGGCAATTTTAGCccataattttattattaaatgaattgaaaactaTAATCAGTTCTTTAATCCGAgtttaatgaaaataaaatattaaaagaaaagaatatggtccaaacatttgatgaaataaaaaagcGATCGTCATTATCGCGTCACATTAAACAAGATACGAGCGATTATTAATATCgtaatgaaaaatacaaGGCCagcaataatgaaaaaaataattagcATTTCAGGTGTATCCATTATGAATGCTACAGCATTAGGTAatcgtgttgttgttgtagatgatgatgataatgataatcttaATAATTGTCGACAATGAATCTCTTTTTCATATGGTCCAATACAACTAGCAAATCCAATTGCATGTGCAATAAATGATTGTTCTAATGTACCACCAAAAAGATGCGACATCGGACCGATACCAAATATTGCTACATCTTCACCTGaatgatatgatttttttgtcggCATAGCCGAATGAAATCGATATTTGAGATCatctgaaaaatttaatgcaaagtcaaatgataattgaattgattataaaataaCACAAACTTACGTGTAGCTTGTTCTAGAGTAACATTAGTCATATTCGAACGTTGAATAGTCGTTTGAAATCCTGGACCACTTGtatatgataatgttgtGAAAGGCAATTGATTGCCATCTTTACGTCGTGATAAACCATTAATTCGATTACCACGTACAGAATAACCATTAATCACTAATGGCTGTGAATGATCAGCCGTAACAAGAAATAATGTATCTTGTTTTGGTAACAATTTACGTGCCTTTCGTATGGCACGATCAAATTCCAAAACTTcatacaatgataatgatgcatAGCCACGATGATGTGCTTGATCAATAAGACCGCCTTCGAccagcaaaacaaaaccttTATCATGTTTAGATAAAATTCTTATAGCTGCTTCAGTCATTTCGGACAATGAAGGTTCACCATCAATACTACGATCACGTAATTGATCGAATTCCATATGagaataattgaataaacCAAATAAAGATTTAATCTTGGAATAATTTAATGTTCGTAAACCACGAGTACTGTTGACGTAACCATATTCAGTTTCATTCAATCCTGAATAACGTTGATTTTCTAGCCAttcttcaatcaaatttcgaCCATCTTTTCGTTCgccaaatttttctttttcttcaccaTTAATTCCTCGAGGATCTTTAATGAATTCGGGCAAAAAACCTTTACGGCCACCACCAAGTATAACACTTAATCTTTTACCCGGATCATTTTCGATCAATTGCAAAGCAATATCTTTGCATTCTGTTTCACTCAGGGTTCCATTTATGATCGATTCATCAATGTTGGATTCCCATTTTCTATTCTGTATATGTGCATATGCAGCAGCCGGTGTTGCATGTGTAATACGAGTTGTTGTAACCACACCAGCCACTTTACCAGCATTCAATGCCCAGGtaaatattgaatcaatcgaatttcGATTAACGGAATCACAATCAGGATCATTACGTTTTACTTTGGCCGAAACACCTATtgtattgaaattatttttaacaCCGGATAAAAATGCTGTAGCTGTGGCAGCCGAATCCGGTATTTGTTGATCAACATTATAGGTCTATAATATAACATGACAATTTAGAATTGGTAATATTATAAGCAATCAATGAACCACTTACCTTAATTAAAGCTGTGAAGGGAAAATTGTCCATTTCAAGCATTGCTTCTTCACCTTTACGAAGCTGTTGTTGGCCTTTAAGAATACGAGATGCAGTGATAGTACTGATGCCCATACCATCACCAAGAAATAATATCACATTTTTAGCTGCTCGATTCGGTATCGGTACCGaatattgtcgttgtttaaGATTTCGATATGCTTGTACATACCAATATAATGGATCGGTTTCGTcgaaaacattattattattattattattgatgatttcattaaaattattatcatttaatcTGGAAACAACAATCGAAGATCCCACCACACCTGACAAAATAAATGCGGTCAAACAGAACATTCGAAATttcttgttattgttgtaCGTTTGTCAATGTTCGATTTGATCAAAAGAATTATCAACTTTTGAATGGTggatataaaaatattttcatattgatCACAGGCTTTTTATAACATGGATGAATACAGGAAacccaaaataaaaatgaaatgtataggaaaacaaaaaatgaatgataataatgatcgaatatacacacacacacacaacatatGCACATGCAACATGTTGGCACGTCAagttcattgaaaaaattgacattgtCTTGCTGTTGGGATAGCTGacaccaaaataaaaaaaaaacaatcttgTCTTTAagcattgttgttgctgttgttattcGATTTCCTTTCATCcttgatcattgattatgtatgtatttctatttttgaagaaaaaaaaatgacattatAGACTATTGAATAGatcaagaaatgaaaaaaaaataatggtaaCTAATGGCGTTCAATGATCTTCAAcggtgatgttgatgttgatgatgatgatgatgatgataatgatccatGATCAGaacaatattgaaaaaaaacataatcaaTACATTGATCTACCTAATGTGTTAAAagatcattgaaaaaaaaagaatgctAAAACATTGAACACGGCCAATGATGTATgtagaatgaagaaaaaaaaggtttttTCCTGTCAATGTAAAAACTTATTTCTTCcaaagacacacacacacacacaaatcaccttgttcattttatcgaagaaaaaaaaatcgagacttacattttttttgttcttgttaaaattcaatttataataatttataattataataatcatcaaataatcaagaataaagataaatattttacaaaattgtaattattgtttttttttttttggtttggtttagcgtttttagtttgtttgtttgtttgtttgatcaatCGAACAGAAAAACTTTTGATCGACCATACACAtaatcaatgacaatgattgatgatgagggGCGTATGTTTGTcgaaacattattatcaaacacaaatattatataatggataataatattttcaaaatacaaTTGGTCATcagatgattgaaatgatgaatgaatgaaaaatcggGACATGAAAATCAGccataaattttgttttttatataataaaatgacaataataataataacacacacacacatacacacacataactTGTCAACAATGGGAAAAGCACGGATTTAGATAAGATTTTGgggggtggtggtggtggtggtaatgttttgtttgtttttttttcattgaaaaaattatcagtAGGGTCCCACATaacgacaaacaaaaatgtcgaATGTTTGAACCAATTATATTTGTTTCTTGTGTAAATGTGTCAATCAACCGTGTAACAtacatcaaatgaatgaataatggcaatgggaaaaaaatacaaaaaaaacaaaacgaaatcaaaacagccaaaatacaaatgatgatgtttgatatCACCGGATATTCTTGGTTGAACAAtacgattttgtttttgtagtTATTGATTTAAAAGAGGtttgaaagtgaaaaaggaaagaatttaaccaggaaaaaaattgtcaatagTCATGTCTGTTAACAGGAACCAGATTGAACGGTATTTATGGGggcaattcaa
This window of the Dermatophagoides farinae isolate YC_2012a chromosome 3, ASM2471394v1, whole genome shotgun sequence genome carries:
- the LOC124494992 gene encoding facilitated trehalose transporter Tret1 → MSSTGPESGKHLLSIKLQSPSSTTNTTDATTTTTTTATAAAAAAKNTINAVNAGNELSSKKNLPKISPQFNQEASFCMYLAAFSALLGAIGFGLGIGWSAPAFEQLSRNTSVPHLYEPRDLKLLTWISSSMPLSALFGALFSDLVVQKYGRRKALVGYGLPFAMGWLLIIASNNGYMFLLGRIILGLAIGALSGTAPSYIVDISTTKIRGTLGALFQLFIVTGILFAYVIGAFLPWRMASVVSITPTIIQTILIYFMPEGPNWLLQNKRNDEAKKALTRIRSSKSDVEKEFEILMKESNQTTTATSNNVEKKTDSKWKLYFHKKHLIPLFLSLGLMAFQQLCGVNAVMFYATAILNESGSTITPSLGTILIGLAQWIATFAGAIMVDFTGRRLLLIISGSIHVFSMFVFGIYYQMSTADFFGWIPVVSMIVFIIGFSIGWGPVPWLLVAEITPHESKSSTVAMSTCINWTLAFVVTKTFKELQELLTKHGVFYLFSALSAVSVLFAVFLLPETKNKSYEEIRTFFERRPSPTKETAGKFSIIDLTMKDSDTLTRSSDSA
- the LOC124494869 gene encoding alkaline phosphatase-like, producing the protein MFCLTAFILSGVVGSSIVVSRLNDNNFNEIINNNNNNNVFDETDPLYWYVQAYRNLKQRQYSVPIPNRAAKNVILFLGDGMGISTITASRILKGQQQLRKGEEAMLEMDNFPFTALIKTYNVDQQIPDSAATATAFLSGVKNNFNTIGVSAKVKRNDPDCDSVNRNSIDSIFTWALNAGKVAGVVTTTRITHATPAAAYAHIQNRKWESNIDESIINGTLSETECKDIALQLIENDPGKRLSVILGGGRKGFLPEFIKDPRGINGEEKEKFGERKDGRNLIEEWLENQRYSGLNETEYGYVNSTRGLRTLNYSKIKSLFGLFNYSHMEFDQLRDRSIDGEPSLSEMTEAAIRILSKHDKGFVLLVEGGLIDQAHHRGYASLSLYEVLEFDRAIRKARKLLPKQDTLFLVTADHSQPLVINGYSVRGNRINGLSRRKDGNQLPFTTLSYTSGPGFQTTIQRSNMTNVTLEQATHDLKYRFHSAMPTKKSYHSGEDVAIFGIGPMSHLFGGTLEQSFIAHAIGFASCIGPYEKEIHCRQLLRLSLSSSSTTTTRLPNAVAFIMDTPEMLIIFFIIAGLVFFITILIIARILFNVTR
- the LOC124494990 gene encoding queuosine-tRNA galactosyltransferase-like, with the protein product MSDLISIITCVRNSEKYLQECLESIEAQNYDHGQLELSIYDDGSSDRSLDIINSWYNRYRLSNNDGIRLIINSNPEKDQPKGVGGAKNRAIAQSNGNYLCFFDSDDIMHADRISKQYELCKKNPDCIVGCKVKRIPENSTQRYMEWVNNLTADQLTKQVYTCFGPTILMPTWFCTRKCFDKIGAFDDSDPKGVPEDLIFFYKHIYHGGGILRADDVLLTYRYHQEATTFSVTDEAIWNIRLAELEKNVLNKWDRFMIWNAGKEGRRFYRCLSEENRNKVEAFCDVDPKKLAKKFYIYENCIKGIKEKPKIPIIHFSNLKPPVVICVKLGLTNGQFEQNLRSMNLHEAIDFVHFG
- the Galk gene encoding N-acetylgalactosamine kinase; the encoded protein is MSFEDSDYISANIVPVIDLPDNLRQSERVQRIFNEYKKHFGSSRPLFLVRVPGRVNLIGEHIDYCGYSVLPMAVVQDIMMAVGPSDSGLLHLANFDNQYPEVTIEESDIEFPKSIKWYHYFLCGYKGIVDKYCIDGPVPSMNVLVHGTIPAASGLSSSSAMVCASALSTLISYHQSIFKISTPIPKLDIALLCTKSERYIGTDSGGMDQAIAMLAEEGSAKIIDFIPQLNATNVDLPEGVCWFVAHCGVSMQKAATAHYNTRVAETRLAAAVIARRCKIAGYKLGDQLWVVQQASAIPLAEMGEHLASILDSEKEFYTKSEICSILGIDSNELHKIFLSRVSEPIEEFKLYQRAKHVYEEAYRVQEFRKVCDTTKDVEHLGQLMIESHESCRDLYECSSPQLDELVALALENGAIGSRLTGAGWGGCTVSLVYEENAQDFESALSRQCKFLCRTNPSGGAIIYQN